Proteins encoded together in one Chrysemys picta bellii isolate R12L10 chromosome 22, ASM1138683v2, whole genome shotgun sequence window:
- the LOC101945359 gene encoding C-type lectin domain family 4 member E-like isoform X1: MQLSQIERAKMPHGRPDSMGSFEDDCERDYENVDPNQPPSQPQMQPQWQAKAEPAVSTPKAAEQRGCGRKSLGILYALVGVSLLVSTAAFLLMLLKWIPCCPHGWEEFQKKCYFFSLEKNPWEMARNSCSSRSADLAVISSPWQQAFLTVGIKSIHHWIGLSHKGAEGNWTWVDGSPVSYISRSSGIPNVKTQKRCVHLTGDDRGNWSDADCGNHYNFICERAGPFCV, encoded by the exons ATTCGATGGGCAGTTTTGAGGATGACTGCGAGAGGGATTATGAGAACGTCGATCCCAATCAGCCACCATCCCAGCCTCAGATGCAGCCCCAGTGGCAAGCAAAGGCAGAGCCAG CTGTCTCCACCCCgaaggcagcagagcagagaggctgtgggagAAAGTCCTTGGGCATCCTCTACGCCCTGGTGGGGGTGTCTCTGCTGGTGTCGACAGCCGCCTTCTTGCTCATGCTCCTGAAAT GGATCCCGTGCTGCCCGCATGGCTGGGAGGAGTTCCAGAAGAAATGCTACTTTTTCTCCCTTGAAAAGAATCCCTGGGAAATGGCCAGGAACTCGTGCAGCAGCCGCAGTGCAGACCTAGCTGTCATCAGCAGCCCGTGGCAGCAG gCATTCCTGACAGTGGGGATCAAATCCATTCACCACTGGATTGGCCTGAGCCACAAAGGCGCAGAAGGAAACTGGACGTGGGTGGATGGCTCACCGGTATCATACAT ATCTCGGTCTTCAGGGATCCCCAATGTTAAAACTCAGAAACGCTGCGTCCATCTCACAGGGGATGACAGAGGCAACTGGAGCGACGCAGATTGTGGGAATCACTATAACTTCATTTGTGAAAGAGCTGGGCCCTTTTGTGTGTAA
- the LOC101945359 gene encoding C-type lectin domain family 4 member F-like isoform X2, whose product MGSFEDDCERDYENVDPNQPPSQPQMQPQWQAKAEPAVSTPKAAEQRGCGRKSLGILYALVGVSLLVSTAAFLLMLLKWIPCCPHGWEEFQKKCYFFSLEKNPWEMARNSCSSRSADLAVISSPWQQAFLTVGIKSIHHWIGLSHKGAEGNWTWVDGSPVSYISRSSGIPNVKTQKRCVHLTGDDRGNWSDADCGNHYNFICERAGPFCV is encoded by the exons ATGGGCAGTTTTGAGGATGACTGCGAGAGGGATTATGAGAACGTCGATCCCAATCAGCCACCATCCCAGCCTCAGATGCAGCCCCAGTGGCAAGCAAAGGCAGAGCCAG CTGTCTCCACCCCgaaggcagcagagcagagaggctgtgggagAAAGTCCTTGGGCATCCTCTACGCCCTGGTGGGGGTGTCTCTGCTGGTGTCGACAGCCGCCTTCTTGCTCATGCTCCTGAAAT GGATCCCGTGCTGCCCGCATGGCTGGGAGGAGTTCCAGAAGAAATGCTACTTTTTCTCCCTTGAAAAGAATCCCTGGGAAATGGCCAGGAACTCGTGCAGCAGCCGCAGTGCAGACCTAGCTGTCATCAGCAGCCCGTGGCAGCAG gCATTCCTGACAGTGGGGATCAAATCCATTCACCACTGGATTGGCCTGAGCCACAAAGGCGCAGAAGGAAACTGGACGTGGGTGGATGGCTCACCGGTATCATACAT ATCTCGGTCTTCAGGGATCCCCAATGTTAAAACTCAGAAACGCTGCGTCCATCTCACAGGGGATGACAGAGGCAACTGGAGCGACGCAGATTGTGGGAATCACTATAACTTCATTTGTGAAAGAGCTGGGCCCTTTTGTGTGTAA